TTTTAAGTTCGTATTCTTTAAAAAATCCGGATTATTATCAATAAATGGTTTTTCAGAAACAAAACAATAATCAAAATAACCATATTTATTCATGATTTTTTCTGCCCGCTTTATCATTTCCCTTGCAATACCTTGCCGGCGATATCTAGGACAGACTTCCACGTGCACTTCAACTTCGTCAGTGGGCTTTTCATCAGCATATAACATTGTCAATCCAACCATCTTGCCATTATCAAGCGCATAGACAAATGTTGGCATGTCGGGAAAATAATTATATTGGTTACTTAAATAAATTTCATTATATGTGCTGTCTTCTGCACGTACACTGGCGGTTAGCTTTTGGGCAAGTAAAATTTCAGCTTCATTAAGAGTTACCTTTTCAAAGTATTTCATTTTTTCTTTTTAAAACTCCTCATTAGGTCTTTCGCATTTTGCTTCGCCGCTTGGGTAACATCGCTTCCAGCCATCATTTCCGCAATTGCAGTTACAGTTTCTTCTTGTGTCAGTGGCCCAATTTGCGTATAAGTTGCGCCATCCTTAACTTGTTTAGCTACCAGATATTTTTGGTCACTAGCGGCCGCTACTTGCGGGGAGTGCGTAATCGCAATCACTTGCTTGTGTTCACCAATTGAATGCAATTTTTCACCAATAGCAGCCGAAACCCGACCAGAAACACCCGTATCAATTTCGTCAAATATCATTGTGCCTACAGGTTCTACACGGCTAAAAATAGCTTTAAGTGCTAAGATCAAACGTGATTGTTCACCACCAGAAACTATTTTAACTAACGGTAACAAATCTTCTCCGGGATTAGGTGCAATTAAAAAGACAACTTCATCCGTTCCCTTTTTAGTAAAAGTCTTAGTTGATGAAATAGCAATTGCAAACCGCGCTTTAGCCATATATAGGTCTGCTAATTCCTGCTTTATCTTTTCTTCAAGTGAACGGGCCACCTTTTCACGAGCTTGGTGCAATTTATCAGCTCTTTCGGTCAATTTTTGCTCTATTGCAGTAACACTTTTTTGCAGCTTTTCTTCGTCTAAACCGCCCGTTTGATATTGACCTAATTCTTTTTTGACTTTTTCATAAAAAGCAAAAACATCTTGTAAACTCGGTCCGTATTTTTTCTTCAATGAATTAAGCAAGTCCAACCGATTGGTTACGTACTGGAATCTTTCTTCATCAAAGTCCATTTCATCCAAGACATTTGAAAGCTCACTGCGGGCATCACTCAATGCATAAACACCATCGTCAATCGTCTTAGCAATGTCTTTAAATTTACTGCCATACGTAGTCAAATCATTAGCTGCTTGCTGTGCGTTGCCAACTAAGGTTTCAATCCCATGTTCTTCATCATCATAAAGCTGCATCAAATAATTAGCAGTATCGACAATTTTTTGATAATTGTTAAGCTCGTTATATTCTTCTTCCAGCTGTTCGTCTTCGTTAGGATCAGTCAAATTTGCTGAAGATAACTCCTCATTTTGAAAGGTTAAGATATCCTGCTTTTGGGCTAGTTCTTGTGCATCACTTTTTAAGTGGTTTAACCGGTCCGTTAATTTTTGCCAAGTTACAAACTCATCTTGATACTGCTTTAGCTGGTCTTTAAATTCATCCGAAGCATAATTATCGACTAAATCAATTTGACGATCCTGGTCCATTAGAATTTGTTGATCATTTTGACCATGAATATCAACAAGGTAGTTACCAAGCTCACGTAACACGTTAATGGTCGTCAACTGTCCGTTAATTCGAACAACATTTCTGCCCTTAACTGCTAACTCACGACTAATAACCAGTTGACCATCTGAATCAGGTAAACCGTATTTTTCACATAAATTGGTTATTTTTTGAGAGTCTTCCCCAATTTCAAAAAGACCGGTTACTACAGCCTTTTTTTCACCGCTTCGAACCATTTCTTTTTGCCCACGGCCACCCATTAGCAATGAAACAGCATCAATAATAATTGATTTACCTGCACCAGTTTCACCAATTAAAACCGTCATGTGTTCTTGAAAACGAACTTTTAACGCTTTAATAATAGCAAAATTCTTAATATCCAGCTCAACTAACATTGTCTTCTCCTACAATTCAGAAATTGCCCGTCTAACAACGTCTTCAGGTGTTTGCGTCCACAAGCACTTGCCACCATTTGCCTCGTTTTTTTGCAAATGAATCAGAAATTCGATATTTCCCTTACCACCTTTGATGGGGGAATAATCAACATCTAAAACATTAAAACCAATCTCACGTGCTTTTGCCACTGTGTGTTCAATAACAGCGCAGTGCACAGCATGATCATGGACAATGCCATGCTTACCAACGTTTTCGGGACCCGCTTCAAATTGCGGCTTAATCAAGCAAACAGCATCACAGCCATTTTGTAGAATCTGATACATTGGGGGCATGATTAAATCCAGCGAGATAAAGGATACATCAGTCATCGCAAAGTCAGGCAACCCAAGAGTAAAATCTTCTGGTTTACTATAACGGAAATTTTGCTTTTCCATTACAACCACACGTTGATCATCCCGTAATTGCCAGGCAAGCTGATTATAACCAACATCAAGTGCATACACTAGTTTGGCATGATTCTTTAACGCCACATCGGTAAAGCCACCAGTTGAAGCGCCAATATCCAAACATATTTTATCAGTTAGATCAATCTTGAAAGATTTTAGTGCTTTTTCGAGCTTAAAACCACCACGGGATACGTATTTTTTACCAGAATCTTTAAGGTAAAATTTTTCATCGATAGGAAAACTAGTCCCACTCTTATCAATTCGTTGGTGATTATGATCTGAAACTAGGCCAGCCATGATTGCACGCTGTGCCTGATTTCGTGAATGAAAAAGTCCCTGCTTGGTCAGTAAAATATCTGCTCTCTCTTTTGTCATTTAAAGCACCTTTTGGTATAAATCAAGAAAACCAGCTAAAATTAGGCCATTTAATCCAACCAATGTTGACTTGGCATGAATGGTTAAACGTAATAATTCTTGGCGACTTTTTTCAACTCCTAAAACTGTCAAAGTGTTATTTTTGCCACTTTCTTGATCTTTATGAGTCTTTTTACCTGCTTCTTGACTTGTTTCAGTAATATCTACCAGGTCATCATAAATTTGATATGAGCGACCAAAATCTTTTGCAAAGGCCAGTAATTTGGCTTTGCTTTGCTCATCAGCTTCAGCGTAGACAGCGCCCATTTCAACACAAGCTTCGATTAAGCATCCGGTCTTAAGCCATTCCATCCGATCAATCAGTTTTTCATTATCAGCAACAGCTTGGTTATTAGTTGAGTCAATATCCAAATATTGACCACCAACCATGCCATTAGCGCCAATTGCAGCGGTAATAATTTTAACTAATGCAATTGAATTACTTCCTTCAGCAATCCACTGAATGCCCAAAGGTAGCAGTGCATCCCCAGCTAAGATAGCTTCAGCTTCACCCCATTTGCGGTGACTAGTAAGCATGCCACGACGATAATCGTCATTATCCATGGCTGGAAGATCGTCATGAATTAATGAGTATGTATGAATTAATTCAATTCCACAACTGATCTGTATCTCCTTTGGTCCGATTTCTTTACCTAAGGAATTAATTGTTGCCAGAAAAAGCAGTGGCCGTAATCTCTTTCCACCAGCCATTACCGAATAAGACATAATTTGACTAATTTGCTTGTCATCAATATCTTCTTTTAAATGGGTAGCTAAATACTCATCGATGACACTTGTCCATTTGTTCTTAAATTCTGTAAAGTTCATTTTTATTATTCTTCCGGTGCTGCAGCATTATTAGGGTCAAGTTTATGCTCTGTGCCATCACTATCAATTAACTTAGCGACAGTTTCTTCCGCCTCAGTCAAGCGCTTATTTAAATCACGACTTAACTTAACGCCAGCTTGAAATTCATCAAGAGCGTCTTCCAAAGGAACATTACCATTTTCAAGGTTATTGACAATTTTTTGTAATTGCGTCAGTTCTTCTTCAAAATTATTTTTCTTGGTTGTCATTGTCATTTCTCCTAGTTGTTTTTACAATTGCTTTTGCTTGGCCATCTTTAAAATGAAGATTCACTTCATCTTTTACATTGACTTGTTCAATTGAACCCACAGTTTTGGCTGCAGTGTCAGTTACATACACATAACCACGCTCAAGTGTTTTAAGTGGGCTGTAATCATCAAGTTGTTGCCCGAGTTGAGCAAGCTGATGCCGTTTTTCGCGTAACAAGTTGCGCATATTAGCATTTAATTTTTGATAGTAAAAATTCTCTTGCTGTAATATCTGCTCAATTCTTTTAGCCGGATTCTGCGCAAATAATTTTTGGGTACTTAATTGATAGCTTTGCCTATTTCTCTCAAGCAGATGTGTCATATTACGTTGAAGTCGATCACGTAAAAGATCCAAAGTTTGTGCTTGTTCATCGTACAATCTAGCCGGTTCGCGCATAATAACAGAATGATTGATCCGATTCAAAGCATCGCGCCGAACACGAATAACATTTTGCATACTAGAAAGCATACTACTTTGCAACTGATGAATATTGGCTAATTCATCGGTTAAATTAGGTGTTGCATATTCTGCAGCTGCAGTTGGAGTGGCAGCACGTGCATCAGCTACAAGATCACAGAGAGTTGTATCAGTTTCGTGACCAACTGAAGAAATAACTGGCATTTTCATGTCGTAAACTTGCCTAACGACGGCTTCTTCGTTAAAAGGCCAGAGATCCTCTAAGGAACCACCACCCCGACCAATTATCATGACATCATATTTATCACCATAATTAGCGATTTGCTTCATTGCGCTTACTAAGGAATCTGCTGCTCGGTCACCCTGTACCTGTGCAGGAAACAGATCCACTTGTGCATGAGGAAAGCGGCGATTAGCAGTTACTAAGATATCATGAATAACTGCACCAGAGGCACTAGTAACAACAGCAATATGATCAGGAAACCGTGGGAGCGGTCGCTTATGCTCTTGAGCAAATAAACCTTCCTGGGCTAATTTCTTTTGCAATTGCTGCAACTGCTCATACAAAGCCCCTAGTCCAGCTGGTTCCATTGCTTCAGCATAGAACTGATATGTCCCTTGAGGGCCATAAACATTGACATACCCAGTGATATAAACTTTCATTCCCTCTTCAGGCTTAAACTTCACCTTATCAAAATAAGAACGAAACATAACAACATTGATTTTTGATTTTTCATCTTTTAAAGAAAAATATTGGTGTGAATTCCGTCTGTAACGAAAGTTAGAAAGTTCACCTTGAAGAAAAACCTTATGCAAATACGGATCATTTTTAAACTTTTGCGTAATGTAATAATTTAAATCCGTAACGGTAAGATATTTGCTATCTTCCATTTTTCCTCCTTGTCAATGCGACTACCTGTTCCATTAATGATTCAACGGTCAATGGTCCGATTCCACCTGGGACCGGTGTAATGTATTTTGCTTTTGGCAAAACCCCTGCAAAATCAACATCACCAATTGTTTTTCCATTTTGCCGGTTGATGCCAACATCGATTACGACGGCATCATCTTTTACCATATCTGCTGTAATCAGACCTGCTTGACCAGCGGCAGAAACTAAAATATCAGCTTTTCTGGTGTATTCATCAAGATGTTTCGTTTTCGTATGTAAAATTGATACTGTGGCATCACGCTCAAGCATTAATGCAGCAAGTGGCTTACCAACAATACTACTACGGCCAATAATTACAACATTTTGTCCACGCAGATCAATCTGATAGTAATCAAGTAAAGCCAAAATTCCGTGAGCAGTTGCCGGTTCAACAAAATGATCTCCCCGCCATAGACGGCCGACATTACTTGGTGTGAGACAATCAACATCTTTACTTGGACTGATGTGCTCTAATGCTTCATTAAGATTAATTTGATCTGGAACAGGTAACTGAATCATGATTCCGCAAACTTTTTCATCTTGATTTAAGCGATCAATTAAAGTTAATAAGTTATTCTGGGTTTCATTTTGTGCAAGTTGATACACTTGTTGCTCAATTCCAACTTCCGCAGCCCTTTTTTTCTTGGTTTTCAAGTAAAGCTGACTACTGGGATCATCACCAATATTAATTACACAAAAAAGAGGATTTAGCCCGCGTTTTTTTAAATCCTTTACTTTTTCTTTAAGTTTACCAGCACGTTTTTGCGCCAGCAACTTTCCATCCAGCAATTGTCCCACTACAAATTCCTTTTCTAAAAAAATAGCCGGCCTCTAGCCGACTATTAGTTATTTTTTGATAAAGTTTGCCAAAATACCGTTAATAAATGGCTTTGTTTTAGGATCGGCAAATTCATCACATAAGTTTAAAGCTTCATTTACTGCCGCTTTAGGCTCTATTTCATCACTGTACTTAATCTCGTATAAACTAACTTCCAAAATTGCAAGTGAAATTTGGTTAATTCGGTCAATTCGCCAATTTTTCTTTAAGTAAGCAGCAAGTTGGCCTTTTAATTCATCCCGCTTTTCAATTACGCCTTCAATAATAGTTTTTGAATAAGCAGAAAGTTCTTTCAGATCAAGCATCGCAACAGTTTTAGCTTCAACTTCGGCAGGAGTATATTTAGGCTCTTGATTAGCTAAATATACTGCTTGCATTGCAACTCTACGACTCTTGTGTTGATTCATTTTTACCCTTTTCATCAATGTCAGAGAACAGTTGAGAAGTTCCACTATCATCCTGTTCTTCTTCTGGAAATACCAAGCCGATAACATGAACGTTAATTTCTTTAAGGGTTAAATCAGTCATTTGAAGAACCTGACTCTTTAACGACTTTTGAAGCTCCTTGGCAATTTTAGGTACGTTACAACCAGCTTCAAAGCTAACATAAACATCAGCAATCAAATCGCCCTCATCATTGACTCTGATTTCGATCCCACGGCGACGATCTTCACGACCTAAAACCCAGTTAATCCCAGATCTAACGTTACCATGCATTTCGGCAACACCGTCAACTTTTTCGGCAGCAATGCCCATGATAACTTCGAGAACACTAGGATCAATTTCGATTTCTTCACCGTTATTTTTATCATTTAAGACAATTTTTGAACTATCTGCCATTTTGTTTTACCTCAAAAAAACTACTTATTTGTTTGCACGAGATACGTAACTACCATCGACTGTATTGATAACTAAAACGTCACCTTCATTAATAAAGAATGGGACATTTACAACAAGGCCAGTTTCCATTGTAGCAGGCTTACCACCACCAGAAGAGGTGTCGCCTTTAATGTTCGGCTCAGTCTTTGCAACCGTCAATTCAACGGTGTTTGGCAATTGGATTCCTAAAGTTTTGCCTTCATGCATAATGACACTGACATCCATATTTTCTTTTAAATATTTTGCTTCGTCAGTAATTTGATCATTCGGAATAGCCAACTGATCATAAGTTGTCGTATCCATGAAAACATAGCTTGAACCATCATTGTACAGGTATTGCATTCCCTTAGTTTCAATTTCTGCAGTTTCAACTTTTGCAGTTGACCGGAATGTATATTCCTGAACAGCACCGGTATTCAAACTCTTAAGCTTTGAACGAACGAAAGCACTACCCTTACCAGGTTTAACATGTTGAAATTCAACAATCCGCCATAAGTCGTTATTATACTTAATGGTTAGGCCATTCTTAAATTCGTTAACTGAAATCATTGTCATATTAAGTACCTCATCTCCATAATAATATCTTACCAATTCATGAATGATTTTACTATCAATAATATTTAACTTTATAAAGAAATTAATTCATCTTTGGGCAAAGTTGATAATGTTTCTGGTGTTTGGTCATGAACAAGGATGTCATCCTCAATGCGAACGCCACCTTTATTAGGCAAATAAATTCCTGGTTCTACGGTGTGAACCATATTATTAACTAATTTTTGCTTTCCAAATGGTAGCGCAGGCTGACACAGTTCGTGTATTTCTAAGCCAATGCCATGACCGATTCCGTGACCAAAATATTGGCCATATCCTTGCTCATTAATATAATCTCTTGCAGCTTGATCAACATCTTTGCCGTAATTACCAGCTACCGCAGCTGCTATACCACGTCGTTGAGCTTCATGAACAATTTCATAAATTCGATACATTTCATGGTCAACCTTACCCACTGCAACTGTTCTAGTGATGTCAGCCGCATAGCCATGGTAAAACGCACCAAAATCAATTACGACCATGTCACCATCTTCGATCATTTTATCACTGGCAACACCATGGGCCCAAGCAGAGCGGACACCAGACGCAATAATCGTATCAAAGCTGGGACCATCGCCACCATTGATTTTAAACAGATAATCGAGCTTAGCTCCAATATTGCGTTCAACTGCACCAGGTTTGATTAAAGGCAGAATACCGTTAAAACTGTCCATCGATACGTCAATTGCATGACGTAAAGCGTCAAGTTCAAGGTCATCTTTAACATTGCGAACTCGTTCTACCAGTTCTTCGCAAGTCGCAAACTCAATTTGCGGATTCAATTCTTGAAGATGCGCAAATTCAATTGCTGAAACAAATTCGCCTTCAATTAAGACCTTATTTAAATTTAGAGCTTTTAGCTGGTTGCTAATTTCTTCATCCTGATTAGCTTTTTTCATAATGACTTTTAATTCGCCAGGAGCTTCGAACTTAATCTGATCAGCAAAGCGGGAATCAGATAATAAGATTCGGTCGCCTTGGGCGGTTAAAATCAATTGTGCTTCTTCACCAGTAAAATTCGTCAAATAACGGTAATTAGCCTGATTGAAAATCAAGATTGCATCAGCATTTTGCTCTTTTACTAATTTTGTTACTTCATCAATACGTCTATTTAACAGAGTTAATAATTCGTCTTGCTCAGTCATTGCTAGTACTCCTTACCTAAATACTTGAACTAATTTTACCGCGAAAGCCTGATAGATAACTAGCTAATTAAATTAAATATTATCAATTTAAAAACAGAAAAAAGACGAGAAGCACATGCTTTTCGTCTTCTTATTAAGAACTAAATTACTTAGCTTCTTCTTCAACTGGGATAACAGAAACTTGCTTTCTGTATTTATCCTTACGTTCAAATTTAACTACACCATTTACTAATGCAAATAATGTATCGTCTCCACCTTGACCAACGTTCTTGCCTGGGTGAATCTTAGTACCACGTTGACGATAAATAATCGTTCCAGCATGGATAGTTTGACCATCAGCAGCTTTAGCGCCTAAACGACGACCAGCTGAGTCACGACCGTTAGCAGTAGAACCTCCACCCTTGTGGTGGGCAAATAATTTAAGATTTAAAATATTCATTATCTCTTTCACCTCTAGCTTAATTCAATCTTTTCAACTGTAACCTTAGTATAAGGTTGACGGTGACCATATTTTGAATGTGAGTGCTTCTTAGGCTTGTACTTGAAAGTTACAACTTTCTTTTCCTTACCTTGTTTCTCAACTTTAGCAACTACTTTGGCACCCTTAACAAGTGGAGCACCAACTTTAACGTCGCTACCATCAGAAGTTAAAATTACTTGATCAAAAGTAACTTCCTTACCTTCTTCAACGTCAAGCTTTTCTACAAAAACACTATCGCCTTCAGCAACTTTATATTGCTTACCACCGGTTTTAATAATTGCGTACATTTACTGCCCTCCAAAAAAAATACTTAGACTCGCCAATTGAGGTGCTTTCTTTTAGTAAAAGACTTCTTACCTCAAAATGTGCGGTTGCAGATGTGAAGGTCTCCACACATACAACTATTTCATATTACTACTCTAAGAGCAATTTAGCAATATAAATCAATCTTATTTCGCTAATTTAGATTAGATTTGCCACTTACCACCATGAACTTTAGCAATATTTTCAGTGACGATAAATGCTTCATTGTCGATTTCGCGTGCTTTAGCTACTAATTGCCCATATTCATTAGTATCAACGACTATTACTAATTGCTGTTTATCCTTGTCAGTATAACCTCCGACAACATTAAAAACCGTTAAGCCATCATAATCTTCCTGCAACATGTCACGAATTTCATCTAATTTACTATTACTCATAATGCGAACCTGATATTTTTTATCAAAACCGGTTTCAGTATAGCGCATTGTAATCGTAGTAATAACTTGTGAAAAAGCTGCCAGCAAGAATGCTTCTGTACCATCAACAAAAAGATTCAAAACAATAATGGTCATATCAATTGCCATCAATGACATGGCCGGATCAATATAGAAATATTTCTTAATAATCAATGGTGGAATTGTCGTTCCTCCTGAAGAGGCATTAATGCGGTATAACATTGAAACGCCAATTCCCATTAAAACACCACCGTATATAACAGCTAGCATATTATTCGAAGTCAACTTAAAACTTGGAGTAATTGCCATTAGTATTGGCAAAAGCATGCTACCCAGAGCTACTTTTTTTAAAGTTTCTTTACCAAGGAAAATGACTGCTAGAACCAGCATAAGCAAGTTTACAATAAAGACGGTTAAAGAGCGGTTAATTCCCCACACTGCATCTACTAAAATTGAAATACCGGTAGAACCTCCAGCCGCAACATTAATTGGCGCATAAAAGAAGTTGATTGCAATCGTAATTATTTCTAACCCAGCTAAAAAGAACAGCCAGTATTGCCACGTATGTTTATGTTTTATGTTTCCCATCTCATCTTCCTTTCATAAAATATAGTATTTAATTATACAAAAAAAGATCTATTTAGCCAAGAAATATGCTAAAAACGACGTTTTTTGGCACTTGATTTAAACAGATCTTTATTATTATAATTTTTAATTAAGTTTCCATAAAGTTTGCTAAATATGCTTTACTGTTCAAGCTTTTGGTATTCAATCGTTTGATTACCTTCGTAAGCAGGTAAGCCCTTTTCCGCACGGTATAGTGCTCGTTCAAAGGACTGGAATCCTTTGCTCGAACTAACAGCAAATTTAACATGATATTTACTGGCAAATTCCCTAATGTTCCAAGTACTATCATGGGCTGCAAATGCCGTTACTAGGATAACAATATCTAAATCTTTAATTTGATTTTCAATGACCTTCTTTTTTCCCTGAAAGGCATCAATTGCAAATGGAATTCCATGGTAACTTTTGACAATTCCTTCAAGAATAGCTTCATTCTGATTGTCTCCAATTGCTATTCCTACGCGTTCATAGTGTAAATCTAGGTCTAGTCGAGCTAATTCTTCCTCTGTCTTATCGGACTTAACCTTTCTCTTTTTGATCTTGCTGGTAGTTTGCGGTGGATCAACCTCATATATCCACCTAATTTTAATTGCCTCCGATGGATCTTTTTTAATCCGAACATCCCCATCATACCAAGCCAAATCGACTATTGAACCATCAAGCAATGGGACATTACCTTCAGAAAACTTGCTGGCGTCAACCGGCAAAAGAATACTTTTACCGCGAATGCGCAATTTTTGTCCTTTAATATTGCGACTAACTGAATAGTGCCCCGGTCTTCCTTGAACAACCCCATATTTAAAAGTTGATATCTGATCAACTTCCATACTGGGGAGTTGGTGGTAACCGACCACCCGCAAGATTTCTGCTTCATAATTCGAATTATTTTGCTCAGGTAATGCCTCAACAATATCCCCACTCTTTAAATTCAAAGCATGTATTTGGGACTCTTTGAGTGTAAATACCCGCCGATTGCTGTCATTAATCAGATCACAACCTGACAAAAGCCGAATCACGGTATAACGCTTGCCTTTACGATAATCACGTTTAGGTGCTGGCTTTTTCTCCAAGGCTTTTTCAAATACCTTTTTATTAATCGTCTCTTTAGTCGTTTTAGACGAACGTACTGCCTGTTCAAGCTTGTTAACGCTCTGACGAAACGATGGCGTATTTCCTTGAATAAACATCAGATGGTGAATTGCTGCTAGTGCCGTCTTTTTTGCTTTTGAATTGCCTGGAGAAAGTAATAATTCTGCAAGACTCGAAAATAGACTTTCTAGTTGCTGCTTCTCAGAATCGGCATTCTTTGCCTCACTTGGAGCAGCGTCTTTTTCATTTTCAGTCATCCCGATAATCAGCTTAATTGCCGCCAGACTATTTCGCAAACTCTGGTCATCACCACTTGTTTTAGCCAAGATTTGCTTTAAATTATTTCGATAGTCAAACATTTTTCTCA
This genomic window from Lactobacillus panisapium contains:
- the recN gene encoding DNA repair protein RecN; this encodes MLVELDIKNFAIIKALKVRFQEHMTVLIGETGAGKSIIIDAVSLLMGGRGQKEMVRSGEKKAVVTGLFEIGEDSQKITNLCEKYGLPDSDGQLVISRELAVKGRNVVRINGQLTTINVLRELGNYLVDIHGQNDQQILMDQDRQIDLVDNYASDEFKDQLKQYQDEFVTWQKLTDRLNHLKSDAQELAQKQDILTFQNEELSSANLTDPNEDEQLEEEYNELNNYQKIVDTANYLMQLYDDEEHGIETLVGNAQQAANDLTTYGSKFKDIAKTIDDGVYALSDARSELSNVLDEMDFDEERFQYVTNRLDLLNSLKKKYGPSLQDVFAFYEKVKKELGQYQTGGLDEEKLQKSVTAIEQKLTERADKLHQAREKVARSLEEKIKQELADLYMAKARFAIAISSTKTFTKKGTDEVVFLIAPNPGEDLLPLVKIVSGGEQSRLILALKAIFSRVEPVGTMIFDEIDTGVSGRVSAAIGEKLHSIGEHKQVIAITHSPQVAAASDQKYLVAKQVKDGATYTQIGPLTQEETVTAIAEMMAGSDVTQAAKQNAKDLMRSFKKKK
- a CDS encoding TlyA family RNA methyltransferase, translating into MTKERADILLTKQGLFHSRNQAQRAIMAGLVSDHNHQRIDKSGTSFPIDEKFYLKDSGKKYVSRGGFKLEKALKSFKIDLTDKICLDIGASTGGFTDVALKNHAKLVYALDVGYNQLAWQLRDDQRVVVMEKQNFRYSKPEDFTLGLPDFAMTDVSFISLDLIMPPMYQILQNGCDAVCLIKPQFEAGPENVGKHGIVHDHAVHCAVIEHTVAKAREIGFNVLDVDYSPIKGGKGNIEFLIHLQKNEANGGKCLWTQTPEDVVRRAISEL
- a CDS encoding polyprenyl synthetase family protein, with the translated sequence MNFTEFKNKWTSVIDEYLATHLKEDIDDKQISQIMSYSVMAGGKRLRPLLFLATINSLGKEIGPKEIQISCGIELIHTYSLIHDDLPAMDNDDYRRGMLTSHRKWGEAEAILAGDALLPLGIQWIAEGSNSIALVKIITAAIGANGMVGGQYLDIDSTNNQAVADNEKLIDRMEWLKTGCLIEACVEMGAVYAEADEQSKAKLLAFAKDFGRSYQIYDDLVDITETSQEAGKKTHKDQESGKNNTLTVLGVEKSRQELLRLTIHAKSTLVGLNGLILAGFLDLYQKVL
- a CDS encoding exodeoxyribonuclease VII small subunit, whose product is MTTKKNNFEEELTQLQKIVNNLENGNVPLEDALDEFQAGVKLSRDLNKRLTEAEETVAKLIDSDGTEHKLDPNNAAAPEE
- the xseA gene encoding exodeoxyribonuclease VII large subunit, which translates into the protein MEDSKYLTVTDLNYYITQKFKNDPYLHKVFLQGELSNFRYRRNSHQYFSLKDEKSKINVVMFRSYFDKVKFKPEEGMKVYITGYVNVYGPQGTYQFYAEAMEPAGLGALYEQLQQLQKKLAQEGLFAQEHKRPLPRFPDHIAVVTSASGAVIHDILVTANRRFPHAQVDLFPAQVQGDRAADSLVSAMKQIANYGDKYDVMIIGRGGGSLEDLWPFNEEAVVRQVYDMKMPVISSVGHETDTTLCDLVADARAATPTAAAEYATPNLTDELANIHQLQSSMLSSMQNVIRVRRDALNRINHSVIMREPARLYDEQAQTLDLLRDRLQRNMTHLLERNRQSYQLSTQKLFAQNPAKRIEQILQQENFYYQKLNANMRNLLREKRHQLAQLGQQLDDYSPLKTLERGYVYVTDTAAKTVGSIEQVNVKDEVNLHFKDGQAKAIVKTTRRNDNDNQEK
- a CDS encoding tetrahydrofolate dehydrogenase/cyclohydrolase catalytic domain-containing protein, which gives rise to MGQLLDGKLLAQKRAGKLKEKVKDLKKRGLNPLFCVINIGDDPSSQLYLKTKKKRAAEVGIEQQVYQLAQNETQNNLLTLIDRLNQDEKVCGIMIQLPVPDQINLNEALEHISPSKDVDCLTPSNVGRLWRGDHFVEPATAHGILALLDYYQIDLRGQNVVIIGRSSIVGKPLAALMLERDATVSILHTKTKHLDEYTRKADILVSAAGQAGLITADMVKDDAVVIDVGINRQNGKTIGDVDFAGVLPKAKYITPVPGGIGPLTVESLMEQVVALTRRKNGR
- the nusB gene encoding transcription antitermination factor NusB; the encoded protein is MNQHKSRRVAMQAVYLANQEPKYTPAEVEAKTVAMLDLKELSAYSKTIIEGVIEKRDELKGQLAAYLKKNWRIDRINQISLAILEVSLYEIKYSDEIEPKAAVNEALNLCDEFADPKTKPFINGILANFIKK
- a CDS encoding Asp23/Gls24 family envelope stress response protein; this translates as MADSSKIVLNDKNNGEEIEIDPSVLEVIMGIAAEKVDGVAEMHGNVRSGINWVLGREDRRRGIEIRVNDEGDLIADVYVSFEAGCNVPKIAKELQKSLKSQVLQMTDLTLKEINVHVIGLVFPEEEQDDSGTSQLFSDIDEKGKNESTQES
- the efp gene encoding elongation factor P, whose product is MTMISVNEFKNGLTIKYNNDLWRIVEFQHVKPGKGSAFVRSKLKSLNTGAVQEYTFRSTAKVETAEIETKGMQYLYNDGSSYVFMDTTTYDQLAIPNDQITDEAKYLKENMDVSVIMHEGKTLGIQLPNTVELTVAKTEPNIKGDTSSGGGKPATMETGLVVNVPFFINEGDVLVINTVDGSYVSRANK
- a CDS encoding M24 family metallopeptidase; the protein is MTEQDELLTLLNRRIDEVTKLVKEQNADAILIFNQANYRYLTNFTGEEAQLILTAQGDRILLSDSRFADQIKFEAPGELKVIMKKANQDEEISNQLKALNLNKVLIEGEFVSAIEFAHLQELNPQIEFATCEELVERVRNVKDDLELDALRHAIDVSMDSFNGILPLIKPGAVERNIGAKLDYLFKINGGDGPSFDTIIASGVRSAWAHGVASDKMIEDGDMVVIDFGAFYHGYAADITRTVAVGKVDHEMYRIYEIVHEAQRRGIAAAVAGNYGKDVDQAARDYINEQGYGQYFGHGIGHGIGLEIHELCQPALPFGKQKLVNNMVHTVEPGIYLPNKGGVRIEDDILVHDQTPETLSTLPKDELISL
- the rpmA gene encoding 50S ribosomal protein L27; translation: MNILNLKLFAHHKGGGSTANGRDSAGRRLGAKAADGQTIHAGTIIYRQRGTKIHPGKNVGQGGDDTLFALVNGVVKFERKDKYRKQVSVIPVEEEAK
- the rplU gene encoding 50S ribosomal protein L21, which gives rise to MYAIIKTGGKQYKVAEGDSVFVEKLDVEEGKEVTFDQVILTSDGSDVKVGAPLVKGAKVVAKVEKQGKEKKVVTFKYKPKKHSHSKYGHRQPYTKVTVEKIELS